The following are encoded together in the Actinoplanes sp. N902-109 genome:
- a CDS encoding protein phosphatase 2C domain-containing protein, translating to MTLTLRYAAQSDRGLIRDGNQDSVYAGPRLLAVADGMGGMAAGDVASNIVIAAMAPLDEDVPGDALVDALRHAVGTANQTLRDTVDANPQLEGMGTTLTAVLFSGSKIGMVHIGDSRAYLLRQGEFAQITKDDTYVQMLVDEGRISPEEASSHPQRSLLTRALDGRDIDPEYSVRQVLKGDRYLICSDGLSGVVSAETIGESMRDIPDPQVCVERLVQLALRGGGPDNITVVVADATDADIVEQAPIVGGAAARDRGNSTVADSSTAAARAAALHAPPRPAQPENSGYENDDSGPEPTKRHPVRTSLLVLLLLAVLGGGLWTGWRYTQDQYYVGATDQGQLAIFQGVPGQIAGLDLSNVDQTSTARLDDLTAVAQDRVKQGIHAESKSDAQARLQELTSEEASNPNLKPLCAPSPSPAVVPSATPSTTKNGTPSATRNGRTAPPDSATAPNSSKDTTGGTSAPVRAGQAPTTTPAITPDAQPSESTPPVTNDPVGCRPVD from the coding sequence ATGACCCTGACCCTGCGCTACGCCGCCCAGAGCGACCGCGGTCTGATCCGAGACGGAAACCAAGACTCCGTCTACGCCGGACCGCGGCTGCTTGCCGTCGCCGATGGCATGGGCGGCATGGCCGCCGGTGACGTCGCCAGCAACATCGTCATCGCGGCCATGGCTCCGCTCGACGAGGACGTCCCTGGCGATGCGCTGGTGGACGCGCTCCGGCATGCGGTCGGCACGGCCAACCAGACATTGCGGGACACCGTCGACGCCAATCCGCAGCTGGAAGGGATGGGCACGACGCTGACCGCCGTGCTGTTCTCCGGCAGCAAGATCGGCATGGTGCACATCGGTGACTCCCGGGCCTATCTCCTGCGCCAGGGTGAGTTCGCCCAGATCACCAAGGACGACACGTACGTCCAGATGCTGGTCGACGAGGGCCGGATCAGCCCGGAGGAGGCGAGCAGCCACCCGCAGCGGTCGTTGCTGACCCGGGCGCTGGACGGGCGCGACATCGACCCCGAATACTCCGTGCGTCAGGTGCTCAAGGGCGACCGCTACCTGATCTGCAGCGACGGCTTGTCCGGCGTGGTCAGCGCCGAGACCATCGGCGAGTCCATGCGCGACATCCCGGACCCGCAGGTCTGCGTCGAACGGCTGGTCCAGCTCGCGCTGCGCGGCGGCGGCCCGGACAACATCACCGTGGTGGTGGCGGACGCGACCGATGCCGACATCGTCGAGCAGGCGCCGATCGTGGGTGGCGCGGCCGCCCGGGACCGCGGCAACTCGACCGTGGCCGACAGCTCCACCGCCGCTGCCCGGGCTGCGGCCCTGCACGCGCCGCCCCGGCCGGCGCAGCCGGAGAATTCCGGTTACGAGAACGACGACTCCGGGCCCGAACCGACCAAACGTCATCCGGTCCGGACGAGCCTGCTCGTCCTGCTGCTGCTCGCCGTGCTCGGCGGCGGTCTGTGGACGGGCTGGCGCTACACGCAGGACCAATACTACGTCGGCGCCACCGATCAGGGGCAGCTGGCGATCTTCCAGGGCGTGCCCGGGCAGATCGCCGGTCTGGACCTGTCGAACGTCGACCAGACCAGCACGGCTCGGCTCGACGACCTCACGGCCGTCGCGCAGGACCGGGTCAAGCAGGGCATCCACGCTGAGAGCAAGTCCGACGCCCAGGCGCGGCTGCAGGAGCTGACCAGCGAGGAAGCGTCCAACCCCAATCTGAAGCCGCTGTGTGCGCCGAGCCCGTCGCCGGCGGTGGTGCCGTCCGCGACGCCGTCCACCACCAAGAACGGCACGCCGTCCGCGACCAGGAACGGCCGGACGGCACCGCCCGATTCAGCGACCGCGCCGAACTCCAGCAAGGACACGACCGGCGGCACGTCGGCACCGGTCCGTGCCGGACAAGCGCCCACAACGACGCCAGCCATCACGCCGGACGCCCAGCCCTCGGAGTCGACCCCGCCGGTCACCAACGACCCGGTCGGGTGCCGGCCCGTCGACTGA